Proteins encoded within one genomic window of Camelina sativa cultivar DH55 chromosome 19, Cs, whole genome shotgun sequence:
- the LOC104766219 gene encoding histone H3.3-like yields MARTKQTARKSHGGKAPRKQLATKAARKSAPTTGGVKKPHRYRPGTVALREIRKYQKSTELLIRKLPFQRLVREIAQDFKTDLRFQSHAVLALQEAAEAYLVGLFEDTNLCAIHAKRVTTMPKDIQLARRIRGERA; encoded by the exons ATGGCTCGTACGAAGCAAACCGCGAGAAAATCACATGGAGGAAAAGCTCCGAGGAAGCAGCTCGCCACCAAG GCGGCGAGGAAATCTGCGCCGACCACCGGAGGTGTCAAGAAGCCTCACCGTTACCGTCCTGGAACCGTCGCTCTTCG TGAGATTCGTAAGTACCAGAAGAGCACAGAGCTGTTGATCCGTAAGCTTCCCTTTCAGCGTCTTGTTCGTGAAATCGCCCAAGATTTCAAG ACGGATCTGAGATTCCAGAGCCATGCGGTGTTAGCACTTCAAGAAGCTGCGGAGGCGTATTTGGTGGGTTTGTTTGAAGACACTAACCTTTGTGCCATTCACGCCAAGAGGGTTACGACTATGCCTAAAGACATCCAGCTCGCAAGAAGGATTCGTGGGGAGCGTGCTTAA